The proteins below are encoded in one region of Anguilla anguilla isolate fAngAng1 chromosome 3, fAngAng1.pri, whole genome shotgun sequence:
- the LOC118222721 gene encoding zona pellucida sperm-binding protein 3-like isoform X2, with translation MQRSITGLFDFSLDVMSEDWQSKSNTSIYFLGQMINLQVSINLHNHVGFKVYVDSCAASTSQGPGLENSYSIIQDYGCLTDSMVSRSMAKFLSPRSDSTLRFQIKAFQFKESKNDLIFIHCTVKVSDIQAPPSDQSKSCQYDAKTGRWDDLEGQQSLCDCCVTRSCGRSRRGTRHISPLQYKNSTTSLREVMVGPLYILPVSMDDIQAWPPVRRAPWDTLSHSLGGLWRMTAGQLVMVCASVICTLCVLAGLLCLVFHCQLCPVHKEPSHLPTSPVRKTSPCNYQAPIAVDSVLPPCVYHPGGNAHAFLEVPLD, from the exons AGGACTGGCAGTCAAAGTCCAATACAAGCATTTACTTCCTGGGCCAAATGATCAACCTGCAAGTGTCAATCAATCTACACAATCACGTGGGATTTAAAGTCTATGTGGACAGCTGTGCGGCATCTACGAGCCAGGGTCCAGGCTTGGAGAACAGTTACTCCATCATTCAGGACTATGG GTGTCTGACTGACAGCATGGTGTCCCGTTCCATGGCAAAGTTCCTCTCTCCTCGTTCCGACAGCACTCTGAGATTTCAGATCAAAGCCTTCCAGTTCAAGGAATCCAAGAATGATCTG ATATTCATTCATTGTACAGTGAAAGTCAGTGACATCCAAGCGCCCCCTAGTGACCAGTCAAAAAGTTGCCAATATGATGCAAAAACTGGGAG GTGGGATGACCTTGAGGGTCAACAGAGCCTGTGTGACTGCTGTGTGACACGGTCCTGTGGAAGAAGCAGGAGGGGGACCCGTCACATCTCCCCTCTACAGTATA AGAACAGCACTACCTCTCTGAGGGAGGTCATGGTGGGTCCACTGTACATCTTACCTGTGTCCATGGATGACATCCAAGCATGGCCACCAGTGAGGAGAGCCCCTTGGGACACACTGAGCCATAGTCTTGGAG GACTGTGGAGGATGACGGCGGGCCAGCTGGTCATGGTCTGTGCTTCGGTCATCTGCACTCTCTGTGTCCTGGCCGGACTTCTCTGCCTCGTCTTCCACTGTCAGCTCTGCCCGGTTCACAAGGAACCTtcccacctccccacctccccagtCAGGAAGACATCGCCCTGTAATTACCAGGCTCCCATAGCTGTGGACTCTGTGCTGCCCCCGTGTGTTTATCATCCAGGTGGAAATGCCCATGCCTTCTTAGAGGTTCCACTAGACTAA
- the si:ch73-265d7.2 gene encoding C-type natriuretic peptide 2 — MVSSSSIASSSCHCLFFLLLLLVVAMQVDSRPSPQRSDHQILNNLFGARISSLLLAQPEVNEGSGENPPTASRGGRGLSKGVEPARRGVPRFFQDFIGHQRKFRGRTRKSFGRGCFGFKMDRIGSLSGLGC; from the exons aTGGTTTCTTCATCTTCTATAGCCTCTTCCTCATGCCACTGCTTGTTCTTCCTCTTACTGTTACTGGTTGTGGCCATGCAGGTGGATTCGAGACCCTCCCCACAAAGATCTGACCACCAG ATTCTGAATAATCTCTTTGGTGCTCGGATCAGCTCTCTTCTCCTGGCCCAACCTGAGGTCAACGAGGGGTCAGGCGAAAACCCGCCCACTGCCTCGCGAGGTGGTCGTGGTCTGTCTAAAGGGGTGGAGCCTGCACGCAGGGGTGTGCCCCGCTTCTTCCAGGACTTTATTGGTCACCAAAGAAAGTTCAGGGGCAGAACCAGGAAGAGTTTTGGGAGAGGCTGTTTTGGGTTTAAGATGGATCGCATTGGATCCCTGAGTGGACTGGGCTGCTGA
- the zgc:85858 gene encoding stress-associated endoplasmic reticulum protein 1: protein MSAIQRMKVANEKHSKTITQRGHVQKTTRVVNEDKSPVGPWLLALFVFVVCGSAIFQIIQSIRQGL from the exons ATGTCGGCGATCCAGCGAATGAAAGTGGCCAACGAAAAACACAGCAAGACTATCACACAGCGCGGACACGTTCAGAAAACAACG CGGGTGGTGAATGAGGATAAGTCACCAGTGGGGCCATGGCTTCTGGCACTCTTTGTCTTTGTAGTGTGTGGATCAG CCATCTTCCAGATTATCCAGAGCATCAGGCAGGGTTTGTGA
- the LOC118222721 gene encoding zona pellucida sperm-binding protein 3-like isoform X3 — protein MSCQDWQSKSNTSIYFLGQMINLQVSINLHNHVGFKVYVDSCAASTSQGPGLENSYSIIQDYGCLTDSMVSRSMAKFLSPRSDSTLRFQIKAFQFKESKNDLIFIHCTVKVSDIQAPPSDQSKSCQYDAKTGRWDDLEGQQSLCDCCVTRSCGRSRRGTRHISPLQYKNSTTSLREVMVGPLYILPVSMDDIQAWPPVRRAPWDTLSHSLGGLWRMTAGQLVMVCASVICTLCVLAGLLCLVFHCQLCPVHKEPSHLPTSPVRKTSPCNYQAPIAVDSVLPPCVYHPGGNAHAFLEVPLD, from the exons GACTGGCAGTCAAAGTCCAATACAAGCATTTACTTCCTGGGCCAAATGATCAACCTGCAAGTGTCAATCAATCTACACAATCACGTGGGATTTAAAGTCTATGTGGACAGCTGTGCGGCATCTACGAGCCAGGGTCCAGGCTTGGAGAACAGTTACTCCATCATTCAGGACTATGG GTGTCTGACTGACAGCATGGTGTCCCGTTCCATGGCAAAGTTCCTCTCTCCTCGTTCCGACAGCACTCTGAGATTTCAGATCAAAGCCTTCCAGTTCAAGGAATCCAAGAATGATCTG ATATTCATTCATTGTACAGTGAAAGTCAGTGACATCCAAGCGCCCCCTAGTGACCAGTCAAAAAGTTGCCAATATGATGCAAAAACTGGGAG GTGGGATGACCTTGAGGGTCAACAGAGCCTGTGTGACTGCTGTGTGACACGGTCCTGTGGAAGAAGCAGGAGGGGGACCCGTCACATCTCCCCTCTACAGTATA AGAACAGCACTACCTCTCTGAGGGAGGTCATGGTGGGTCCACTGTACATCTTACCTGTGTCCATGGATGACATCCAAGCATGGCCACCAGTGAGGAGAGCCCCTTGGGACACACTGAGCCATAGTCTTGGAG GACTGTGGAGGATGACGGCGGGCCAGCTGGTCATGGTCTGTGCTTCGGTCATCTGCACTCTCTGTGTCCTGGCCGGACTTCTCTGCCTCGTCTTCCACTGTCAGCTCTGCCCGGTTCACAAGGAACCTtcccacctccccacctccccagtCAGGAAGACATCGCCCTGTAATTACCAGGCTCCCATAGCTGTGGACTCTGTGCTGCCCCCGTGTGTTTATCATCCAGGTGGAAATGCCCATGCCTTCTTAGAGGTTCCACTAGACTAA